One region of Mucilaginibacter sp. 14171R-50 genomic DNA includes:
- a CDS encoding Crp/Fnr family transcriptional regulator: protein MYPQLLAHVKRQVQLTPAEEHLLCETMELLKFNKKQIILEPGRHCKGEYFVLSGLLRQYYVNAKLNEQIVQFALENWWIADHDSIVNHVPAGTYIQTIEASEVLLLHNKDKGPLLEKIPKLETYFRLTMQRAFIASQRRIGFLFNQTDEERYRYFIGLFPDFVQRVPQYMLASYLGFTPQFLSRIRAKKAPQPPEGGVF, encoded by the coding sequence ATGTATCCGCAACTGCTTGCCCATGTAAAGCGCCAGGTGCAGCTAACCCCTGCCGAAGAACACCTGCTGTGCGAGACGATGGAATTGCTGAAATTTAATAAAAAGCAAATTATCCTGGAGCCCGGCCGCCATTGTAAAGGGGAATATTTTGTACTGAGCGGTTTACTAAGGCAATACTATGTTAATGCTAAACTGAACGAGCAGATAGTGCAGTTTGCTTTAGAGAACTGGTGGATTGCCGATCATGATAGCATTGTTAACCATGTGCCTGCCGGCACTTATATCCAAACCATCGAAGCATCAGAGGTACTGCTGCTGCATAATAAAGACAAAGGCCCCTTGCTTGAAAAGATACCGAAGCTGGAAACTTACTTCAGGCTAACAATGCAGCGGGCATTTATCGCGTCGCAAAGGCGTATCGGTTTTTTGTTTAACCAAACCGACGAAGAGAGGTACCGGTATTTTATCGGGCTCTTTCCTGATTTTGTGCAGCGTGTGCCTCAATACATGCTGGCATCATACCTGGGTTTTACCCCGCAGTTTTTAAGCCGGATAAGAGCCAAAAAAGCCCCCCAGCCCCCTGAAGGGGGAGTTTTTTAA